In Oryza brachyantha chromosome 1, ObraRS2, whole genome shotgun sequence, the following are encoded in one genomic region:
- the LOC102718219 gene encoding pterin-4-alpha-carbinolamine dehydratase 2, mitochondrial isoform X2 has product MPFWTAAPSCCRQRARRTFPASAPPPFCPQPRREATARAAAPSLMIRAAALTHSRLLLARSYAMAASSRPSFCRNLPLLGHVRSHYLACARQDADEIKMSRRRWCHGSSDNQELARRSCVPCNSKDIHAMSEDSAKKLLEQVGGWELAADGDILKLHRAWKVKNFVKGLEFLQLVAAIAEEEGHHPDLHLVSWNNVKIDVWTHSVKGLTDNDFILAAKINNLNLEGLLSKKANVQN; this is encoded by the exons ATGCCCTTTTGGACTGCCGCCCCATCTTGCTGCAG GCAGCGCGCGCGACGCACCTTTCccgcctcggcgccgcctccgttCTGCCCCCAGCCGCGTCGCGAGGCCACGGCGCGAGCCGCCGCACCGTCGCTGAtgatccgcgccgccgccttgacGCACTCGAGGCTCCTCCTGGCGCGCTCCTAT GCAATGGCTGCCTCCAGTCGGCCTAGCTTCTGCAGGAACCTTCCATTGCTGGGCCATGTACG TTCCCATTATCTGGCATGTGCAAGGCAAGATGCTGATGAGATTAAAATGTCGAGGAGAAGATGGTGCCATGGTTCGTCCGACAATCAAG AGTTGGCAAGGAGGAGCTGTGTTCCATGCAATTCTAAGGATATACATGCCATGTCAGAAGATTCTGCTAAGAAGCTGTTAGAACAG GTGGGTGGTTGGGAATTAGCAGCCGATGGTGACATTCTAAAATTGCACAGAGCATGGAAGGTGAAGAATTTTGTAAAAGGGCTCGAATTCCTTCAACTTGTTGCTGCTATTGCTGAGGAAGAAG GTCACCACCCTGATCTTCATCTTGTCAGCTGGAATAATGTGAAAATTGATGTTTGGACTCACTCTGTCA AAGGCTTAACAGATAATGATTTCATCCTTGCTGCGAAGATCAATAACCTCAATCTAGAAGGCCTCTTAAGCAAGAAAGCTAATGTCCAGAATTAG
- the LOC102717940 gene encoding aspartic proteinase oryzasin-1-like isoform X2 encodes MGAGRVAAPLLVLAAVLLQGLLAEGVVRITLKRRPVDESGRVAGHLAGDDTQRLLARRHGFLSNEAAARASSKSKAAAVAEGDIVALKNYLNAQYYGEIAIGTPPQMFTVIFDTGSSNLWVPSSKCHLSIACYFHSRYKAGQSSTYKKNGKSASIHYGTGAISGYFSQDSVKVGGVVVKNQDFIEATREPSITFMVAKFDGILGLGFKEISVGNAVPIWYNMVRQGLVVDPVFSFWFNRHADEGQGGEIVFGGIDPNHYKGNHTFVPVTRKGYWQFDMGDVLIGGKSTGFCAAGCAAIADSGTSLLTGPTAIITQINEKIGATGVVSQECKTVVSQYGQQILDQLLAESKPAQVCSSVGLCTFDGIHGVSAGIRSVVDDENGKSSSPFSSAMCNACETAVVWMHTQLAQNQTQDLILQYINQLCDRLPSPMGESSVDCSSLASMPDIAFTIGGKKFVLKPEQYILKVSEGDATQCISGFTAMDIPPPRGPLWILGDVFMGAYHTVFDYGKLKVGFAEAA; translated from the exons atggGAGCCGGACGCGTAGCGGCgcccctcctcgtcctcgccgccgtacTGCTCCAGGGCCTCCTCGCGGAGGGCGTGGTCCGCATCACGCTGAAGAGGCGACCCGTCGACGAGAGCGGCCGCGTCGCTGGCCACCTAGCCGGGGACGACACCCAGCGGCTCCTCGCGCGGCGCCACGGCTTCCTCAGCAACGAGGCCGCCGCCAGGGCCTCCTCGAAGTCGAAGGCGGCGGCTGTGGCTGAGGGCGACATCGTGGCGCTGAAGAACTACCTCAACGCGCAGTACTACGGGGAGATCGCCATCGGCACGCCGCCGCAGATGTTCACCGTCATCTTCGACACCGGAAGCTCCAACCTCTGGGTGCCCTCCTCCAAGTGCCATCTCTCG ATTGCTTGCTACTTCCACTCGAGGTACAAGGCTGGCCAGTCGAGCACGTATAAGAAGAATG GAAAATCTGCTTCAATTCATTATGGGACTGGTGCAATTTCTGGCTATTTTAGCCAGGACAGTGTGAAAGTTGGTGGTGTAGTTGTGAAAAATCAG GATTTTATTGAAGCTACGAGGGAGCCAAGTATTACATTCATGGTTGCCAAATTTGATGGCATTCTTGGGCTTGGATTTAAGGAAATCTCAGTAGGAAACGCAGTGCCTATCTG GTACAACATGGTGAGACAAGGTCTTGTTGTTGATCCTGTTTTCTCATTCTGGTTCAATCGGCATGCTGATGAAGGGCAGGGAGGCGAAATTGTGTTTGGAGGAATTGATCCTAATCACTACAAGGGAAATCATACATTTGTCCCTGTCACTAGGAAGGGATACTGGCAG TTCGATATGGGCGACGTCCTGATTGGTGGAAAGTCCACAG GATTCTGTGCAGCTGGGTGTGCAGCAATAGCAGATTCTGGAACTTCACTGCTTACTGGTCCCACG GCCATAATTACTcagataaatgaaaaaattggTGCTACTGGGGTAGTCAGCCAAGAGTGCAAGACTGTTGTTTCTCAATATGGGCAACAGATCCTAGATCAGCTGCTGGCAGAG TCAAAGCCAGCACAAGTATGCTCTTCAGTCGGTTTATGTACTTTTGATGGTATCCATGGCGTTAG TGCTGGTATTCGGAGTGTGGTGGATGATGAAAATGGAAAATCAAGTAGTCCCTTTAGCAGTGCGATGTGCAATGCTTGTGAAACAGCTGTTGTATGGATGCATACCCAACTTGCACAGAATCAAACTCAGGATCTCATATTGCAGTACATTAATCAG CTATGTGATCGTCTTCCTAGCCCTATGGGAGAATCATCTGTTGACTGCAGCAGCCTTGCATCCATGCCTGACATTGCCTTCACCATTGGTGGCAAGAAGTTTGTGCTCAAACCAGAACAA TACATCCTGAAGGTTAGCGAGGGAGATGCTACCCAGTGCATCAGTGGATTCACAGCTATGGacattcctcctcctcgtggtCCATTGTG GATCTTGGGAGATGTCTTTATGGGAGCCTACCATACCGTGTTTGACTATGGCAAACTGAAGGTTGGCTTTGCAGAGGCGGCATAA
- the LOC102717940 gene encoding aspartic proteinase oryzasin-1-like isoform X1, whose translation MGAGRVAAPLLVLAAVLLQGLLAEGVVRITLKRRPVDESGRVAGHLAGDDTQRLLARRHGFLSNEAAARASSKSKAAAVAEGDIVALKNYLNAQYYGEIAIGTPPQMFTVIFDTGSSNLWVPSSKCHLSIACYFHSRYKAGQSSTYKKNVLLLAGKSASIHYGTGAISGYFSQDSVKVGGVVVKNQDFIEATREPSITFMVAKFDGILGLGFKEISVGNAVPIWYNMVRQGLVVDPVFSFWFNRHADEGQGGEIVFGGIDPNHYKGNHTFVPVTRKGYWQFDMGDVLIGGKSTGFCAAGCAAIADSGTSLLTGPTAIITQINEKIGATGVVSQECKTVVSQYGQQILDQLLAESKPAQVCSSVGLCTFDGIHGVSAGIRSVVDDENGKSSSPFSSAMCNACETAVVWMHTQLAQNQTQDLILQYINQLCDRLPSPMGESSVDCSSLASMPDIAFTIGGKKFVLKPEQYILKVSEGDATQCISGFTAMDIPPPRGPLWILGDVFMGAYHTVFDYGKLKVGFAEAA comes from the exons atggGAGCCGGACGCGTAGCGGCgcccctcctcgtcctcgccgccgtacTGCTCCAGGGCCTCCTCGCGGAGGGCGTGGTCCGCATCACGCTGAAGAGGCGACCCGTCGACGAGAGCGGCCGCGTCGCTGGCCACCTAGCCGGGGACGACACCCAGCGGCTCCTCGCGCGGCGCCACGGCTTCCTCAGCAACGAGGCCGCCGCCAGGGCCTCCTCGAAGTCGAAGGCGGCGGCTGTGGCTGAGGGCGACATCGTGGCGCTGAAGAACTACCTCAACGCGCAGTACTACGGGGAGATCGCCATCGGCACGCCGCCGCAGATGTTCACCGTCATCTTCGACACCGGAAGCTCCAACCTCTGGGTGCCCTCCTCCAAGTGCCATCTCTCG ATTGCTTGCTACTTCCACTCGAGGTACAAGGCTGGCCAGTCGAGCACGTATAAGAAGAATG TTCTTCTCTTGGCAGGAAAATCTGCTTCAATTCATTATGGGACTGGTGCAATTTCTGGCTATTTTAGCCAGGACAGTGTGAAAGTTGGTGGTGTAGTTGTGAAAAATCAG GATTTTATTGAAGCTACGAGGGAGCCAAGTATTACATTCATGGTTGCCAAATTTGATGGCATTCTTGGGCTTGGATTTAAGGAAATCTCAGTAGGAAACGCAGTGCCTATCTG GTACAACATGGTGAGACAAGGTCTTGTTGTTGATCCTGTTTTCTCATTCTGGTTCAATCGGCATGCTGATGAAGGGCAGGGAGGCGAAATTGTGTTTGGAGGAATTGATCCTAATCACTACAAGGGAAATCATACATTTGTCCCTGTCACTAGGAAGGGATACTGGCAG TTCGATATGGGCGACGTCCTGATTGGTGGAAAGTCCACAG GATTCTGTGCAGCTGGGTGTGCAGCAATAGCAGATTCTGGAACTTCACTGCTTACTGGTCCCACG GCCATAATTACTcagataaatgaaaaaattggTGCTACTGGGGTAGTCAGCCAAGAGTGCAAGACTGTTGTTTCTCAATATGGGCAACAGATCCTAGATCAGCTGCTGGCAGAG TCAAAGCCAGCACAAGTATGCTCTTCAGTCGGTTTATGTACTTTTGATGGTATCCATGGCGTTAG TGCTGGTATTCGGAGTGTGGTGGATGATGAAAATGGAAAATCAAGTAGTCCCTTTAGCAGTGCGATGTGCAATGCTTGTGAAACAGCTGTTGTATGGATGCATACCCAACTTGCACAGAATCAAACTCAGGATCTCATATTGCAGTACATTAATCAG CTATGTGATCGTCTTCCTAGCCCTATGGGAGAATCATCTGTTGACTGCAGCAGCCTTGCATCCATGCCTGACATTGCCTTCACCATTGGTGGCAAGAAGTTTGTGCTCAAACCAGAACAA TACATCCTGAAGGTTAGCGAGGGAGATGCTACCCAGTGCATCAGTGGATTCACAGCTATGGacattcctcctcctcgtggtCCATTGTG GATCTTGGGAGATGTCTTTATGGGAGCCTACCATACCGTGTTTGACTATGGCAAACTGAAGGTTGGCTTTGCAGAGGCGGCATAA
- the LOC102717660 gene encoding mannan endo-1,4-beta-mannosidase 1 gives MRLTLAAHRVALLVLVCVVHGLGAGVREAEAVGGDGFVRAQGTRFVLNGSPYYANGFNAYWLMSMAADPSQRGKVTAALSEAAGHGLTVARTWAFSDGGGTNALQYSPGNYNENTFKGLDFVLSEARKYGIKVILSLVNSYDSFGGRKQYVNWARAQGQGIGSDDEFFTNPVVKGFYKNHIKTVLTRKNTITGAAYRDDPTILAWELMNEPRCQSDLSGRTIQSWITEMAAHVKSIDGNHMLEVGLEGFYGASTPSRVAAVNPSGYQLGTDFIANNQVPGVDFATVHSYPDQWLSSKDEQAQLTFMGSWLDAHIADAQAVLRKPLLIAEFGKSWKDPGYSSGQRDALYGVVYAKIYESARRGGATVGGLFWQLMVAGMDSYRDGYEVVFGETPSTTGVITTNSRRLRFLSKAFARARQVRGKGRHNGGN, from the exons ATGAGGCTTACACTCGCAGCTCATCGTGTTGCTCTGCTGGTGCTCGTGTGCGTCGTCCATGGCCTAGGAGCTGGCGTccgggaggcggaggccgtgGGCGGAGACGGCTTCGTGAGGGCGCAGGGCACTCGCTTCGTGCTCAACGGCAGCCCGTACTACGCCAACGGGTTCAACGCCTACTGGCTGATGTCGATGGCCGCCGACCCGTCGCAGAGGGGCAAGGTCACCGCCGCGCTCAGCGAGGCCGCCGGCCACGGCCTCACCGTCGCCAGGACGTGGGCTttcagcgacggcggcggcaccaaCGCGCTGCAGTACTCCCCCGGCAACTACAACGAGAACACCTTCAAG GGGTTGGATTTTGTGCTGTCTGAGGCCAGGAAGTATGGCATCAAGGTGATACTGAGCCTTGTGAACAGCTACGACTCTTTTGGCGGGAGGAAGCAGTACGTGAACTGGGCAAGAGCGCAGGGGCAGGGCATTGGATCTGACGACGAGTTCTTCACCAACCCTGTTGTCAAGGGCTTCTACAAGAACCACATCAAG ACGGTGCTGACGAGGAAGAACACGATCACCGGGGCGGCGTACAGGGACGACCCGACCATCCTGGCGTGGGAGCTGATGAACGAGCCGAGATGCCAGTCCGACCTGTCCGGCCGCACCATCCAGTCGTGGATCACCGAGATGGCGGCGCACGTCAAGTCCATCGACGGCAACCACATGCTGGAGGTCGGCCTCGAGGGCTTCTACGGCGCCTCCACGCCgtcccgcgtcgccgccgtcaatCCCTCCGGCTACCAGCTCGGCACCGACTTCATCGCCAACAACCAGGTCCCCGGCGTCGACTTCGCCACCGTCCACTCCTACCCCGACCAGTG GCTGTCGAGCAAGGACGAACAGGCGCAGCTGACGTTCATGGGGAGCTGGCTGGACGCGCACATCGCGGACGCGCAGGCGGTGCTGAGGAAGCCGCTGCTGATCGCCGAGTTCGGCAAGTCGTGGAAGGACCCCGGGTACAGCAGCGGGCAGCGCGACGCGCTCTACGGCGTGGTGTACGCCAAGATCTACGAGTCGGCGCGCCGGGGCGGCGCCACGGTGGGGGGCCTCTTCTGGCAGCTCATGGTGGCCGGCATGGACTCGTACCGCGACGGCTACGAGGTCGTCTTCGGCGAGACGCCGTCCACCACCGGCGTCATCACCACCAACAGCCGGAGGCTGCGCTTCCTCAGCAAGGCGTTCGCGCGGGCCAGGCAGGTGCGGGGGAAGGGCCGCCACAACGGCGGGAACTAG
- the LOC102718219 gene encoding pterin-4-alpha-carbinolamine dehydratase 2, mitochondrial isoform X1 has protein sequence MPFWTAAPSCCRQRARRTFPASAPPPFCPQPRREATARAAAPSLMIRAAALTHSRLLLARSYAMAASSRPSFCRNLPLLGHVRCGSHYLACARQDADEIKMSRRRWCHGSSDNQELARRSCVPCNSKDIHAMSEDSAKKLLEQVGGWELAADGDILKLHRAWKVKNFVKGLEFLQLVAAIAEEEGHHPDLHLVSWNNVKIDVWTHSVKGLTDNDFILAAKINNLNLEGLLSKKANVQN, from the exons ATGCCCTTTTGGACTGCCGCCCCATCTTGCTGCAG GCAGCGCGCGCGACGCACCTTTCccgcctcggcgccgcctccgttCTGCCCCCAGCCGCGTCGCGAGGCCACGGCGCGAGCCGCCGCACCGTCGCTGAtgatccgcgccgccgccttgacGCACTCGAGGCTCCTCCTGGCGCGCTCCTAT GCAATGGCTGCCTCCAGTCGGCCTAGCTTCTGCAGGAACCTTCCATTGCTGGGCCATGTACGGTGCGG TTCCCATTATCTGGCATGTGCAAGGCAAGATGCTGATGAGATTAAAATGTCGAGGAGAAGATGGTGCCATGGTTCGTCCGACAATCAAG AGTTGGCAAGGAGGAGCTGTGTTCCATGCAATTCTAAGGATATACATGCCATGTCAGAAGATTCTGCTAAGAAGCTGTTAGAACAG GTGGGTGGTTGGGAATTAGCAGCCGATGGTGACATTCTAAAATTGCACAGAGCATGGAAGGTGAAGAATTTTGTAAAAGGGCTCGAATTCCTTCAACTTGTTGCTGCTATTGCTGAGGAAGAAG GTCACCACCCTGATCTTCATCTTGTCAGCTGGAATAATGTGAAAATTGATGTTTGGACTCACTCTGTCA AAGGCTTAACAGATAATGATTTCATCCTTGCTGCGAAGATCAATAACCTCAATCTAGAAGGCCTCTTAAGCAAGAAAGCTAATGTCCAGAATTAG